In one Magallana gigas chromosome 9, xbMagGiga1.1, whole genome shotgun sequence genomic region, the following are encoded:
- the LOC105323700 gene encoding multiple epidermal growth factor-like domains protein 10, with protein MIYLSNIALSYTNVVILFLHLTETSHSYVNVALYKPAYQKHPAYPGYDEYDASNAVDGLRSDLRWEGKQCVVSRGSDTATWWVNLTTIYSIHHITIYYRTEGTTWGSNTFLPASFLGFSIYISNTTDILQGKLCFKDRNFTLYTIPAVITVTCPVHGQYVIYCNERLPRVFHPDGYSVNAYNDLCEVEVFGCPTSGYYGSNCSLPCPDVNCRFCHIETGTCQGCKPGYQGQRCELECSNVKFEDGCHRDCGYCRNMSLCHHENGACPNGCEPGYKQYDCKQPCDKGFYGVDCNKTCGSCLDVSQCFHINGTCLTGCSAGYQGEFCKTPCTRGSYGIHCNETCGHCFNGSQCSSINGSCPRGCDTGYTGDLCTTSCAYGKYGNECKEECGHCRYVKQCVHSNGSCLTGCSDGFQGELCKTRCDKGRYGVNCSENCGNCADMSKCFHVNGTCLTGCEAGFQGELCKTRCDSNLYGINCNETCGNCRYDDQCLNTNGTCLYGCADGYKGDLCKIPCENGRYGDQCSEICGHCRDLTQCSHINGTCLTGCKPGYQGKLCKPLCNFKSNTSNEECIFCLGNCKDDLPCNNLTGICANGCKNYWTGEFCQDCTVGFHGEDCDKKCGQCVDGMPCNVSSGVCPSGCQNYWVGPMCTECLPYKYGPNCSLDCGHCKNARSCSWMTGKCADGCQQGWTDAFCLTAISTDILVTKSEGISTLYLYAIIGALAMFLLVAIAVIFLKVRRKSTNPYHKHPTDDAKPNIQNVLNHYDSLNRPGGMNIYFSLEPKKQESHYEDINITM; from the exons ATGATCTACCTGTCAAACATCGCGTTGTCGTATACCAATGTCGTCATTTTGTTTCTCCATTTGACTGAAACGTCACATTCCTATG TTAATGTTGCcttgtataaaccagcataccaAAAGCACCCTGCGTACCCTGGCTATGACGAATATGACGCCAGTAACGCTGTAGATGGGCTCAGGTCAGACCTCAGATGGGAGGGAAAACAATGTGTCGTGTCACGTGGTTCTGATACCGCCACCTGGTGGGTCAACCTGACCACTATCTACAGCATCCATCACATCACGATTTACTACAGAACAGAAGGCACCACATGGG gtaGCAATACATTTTTACCGGCAAGCTTTTTGGGATTTTCGATCTATATCTCGAACACAACAGACATTCTACAGGGGAAGTTGTGTTTCAAGGACAGGAACTTTACACTTTACACAATACCTGCTGTCATAACAGTCACCTGTCCTGTACATGGACAATACGTCATATATTGCAACGAGAGGCTCCCACGGGTTTTTCACCCGGACGGCTATTCTGTGAACGCCTACAATGATCTTTGTGAAGTGGAGGTGTTCG GTTGCCCAACAAGTGGATATTATGGATCCAACTGCTCCCTCCCCTGTCCAGACGTAAACTGTCGGTTCTGTCACATAGAGACGGGCACCTGCCAAGGCTGTAAACCTGGATATCAAGGTCAACGTTGTGAATTAG AATGCTCAAATGTTAAGTTCGAGGACGGTTGTCACCGAGATTGTGGATATTGTAGAAATATGTCACTTTGTCACCACGAAAACGGCGCATGCCCAAACGGATGTGAACCTGGATATAAACAATACGATTGTAAACAAC CTTGTGACAAAGGATTCTACGGGGTTGATTGCAATAAAACGTGTGGTAGTTGCCTCGATGTCAGCCAATGTTTCCACATAAATGGGACGTGTTTGACTGGATGTTCTGCTGGTTATCAAGGGGAATTTTGTAAAACAC CTTGTACCAGAGGATCGTACGGCATTCACTGCAACGAAACTTGTGGTCACTGTTTCAATGGGAGCCAGTGTTCATCAATAAATGGGTCGTGTCCACGTGGGTGTGATACTGGTTATACCGGGGACCTGTGTACAACAA GTTGTGCCTATGGAAAGTATGGCAATGAATGTAAGGAAGAGTGTGGACATTGCCGTTATGTGAAACAGTGTGTCCATAGCAATGGTTCGTGTCTCACCGGATGTAGTGATGGTTTCCAGGGGGAACTGTGTAAAACAC gtTGCGACAAAGGACGTTACGGGGTTAACTGTTCAGAAAATTGTGGAAACTGTGCAGACATGAGCAAGTGCTTCCATGTGAATGGCACGTGTTTGACAGGCTGTGAGGCCGGATTTCAGGGTGAACTTTGTAAAACAC GTTGTGATAGCAACCTATACGGAATTAACTGCAATGAAACCTGTGGGAACTGTCGTTATGACGACCAATGTCTGAACACAAACGGAACGTGCTTATATGGATGTGCCGATGGTTATAAAGGCGACCTATGTAAAATTC CCTGTGAGAATGGACGGTATGGGGATCAGTGTAGTGAAATTTGTGGACACTGTCGCGACCTTACCCAATGCTCTCACATTAACGGAACCTGCTTAACCGGATGTAAGCCTGGTTACCAAGGAAAACTATGCAAACCAC TGTGTAATTTTAAGTCCAACACATCAAACGAAGAGTGCATATTTTGCCTCGGTAATTGCAAAGATGATTTACCTTGCAACAACTTGACAGGGATATGTGCGAACGGATGTAAGAACTATTGGACTGGGGAATTCTGTCAAG ATTGCACAGTTGGTTTTCATGGAGAAGACTGTGATAAGAAATGTGGACAGTGTGTGGATGGAATGCCATGTAATGTTTCATCTGGTGTTTGTCCATCGGGGTGCCAAAACTACTGGGTAGGACCAATGTGTACag AATGCTTGCCTTACAAGTACGGTCCAAATTGCTCGTTGGACTGTGGTCATTGTAAAAATGCTAGATCATGTTCCTGGATGACTGGAAAATGTGCAGATGGATGTCAACAAGGTTGGACTGATGCTTTTTGTTTAACAG cgATTTCAACAGACATTTTAGTAACAAAAA GCGAAGGGATATCGACCCTATATCTCTATGCCATCATAGGTGCTCTCGCCATGTTTCTATTAGTAGCCATTGCTGTCATTTTCCTTAAGGTAAGACGGAAGTCAACAAATCCTTACCATAAACATCCCACTGACGACGCCAAGCCAAACATTCAGAATGTTTTGAACCATTATGACAGCCTCAACAGACCCGGGGGAATGAATATTTACTTTTCATTGGAACCGAAAAAACAAGAGTCGCATTATGAAGATATTAACATAACCATGTGA